The Verrucomicrobiota bacterium genome includes a window with the following:
- a CDS encoding NUDIX hydrolase, whose translation MLPFKISVLIFVRNEAGELLLLKRNKEPNRGCWSPIGGKLEMPNGESPYECAIREAREETRMELTEDDLHLFCMISEKGYEGKTHWLMFLFDCLKPIAGLPVDFDEGQFSFFKESDIDHIPVPETDRNLLWDIYRQDRAGFTALRANCIGGMPEDVVVEQHLSGGELDRCQK comes from the coding sequence ATGCTTCCTTTTAAAATCAGTGTATTGATCTTTGTGCGTAATGAGGCCGGTGAGTTGCTGTTGTTAAAGCGCAACAAAGAGCCAAACCGGGGTTGTTGGAGCCCGATTGGCGGGAAACTGGAAATGCCCAATGGAGAGTCGCCTTACGAATGCGCGATTCGCGAGGCCAGGGAGGAAACCCGCATGGAATTGACGGAAGATGACCTACACCTGTTTTGCATGATCTCAGAAAAGGGCTACGAAGGAAAAACTCACTGGCTGATGTTTCTCTTTGATTGCCTAAAGCCGATTGCCGGACTGCCGGTCGATTTCGACGAAGGGCAGTTTTCCTTCTTTAAAGAGTCCGATATTGACCACATTCCTGTTCCAGAAACCGATCGTAACCTATTGTGGGATATTTATCGCCAAGATCGGGCGGGGTTTACCGCGTTGCGGGCCAATTGCATAGGAGGCATGCCCGAAGATGTTGTGGTTGAGCAACACCTGAGCGGAGGGGAATTGGATCGATGCCAAAAATAA
- a CDS encoding DUF6428 family protein has protein sequence MTISELKTALEPHRAKQILFKLPDGVLMPSHFHITEIGVVKKEFVDCGGTIRMEGKCLLQAWVADDTDHRIDCEKFLQIFEHGRPVIPTEALPIEVEYEHPVLSQFPLERIEFKDDTVTLVLATKHTDCLAKDVCGVEESDCCTPGGGCC, from the coding sequence ATGACGATTTCCGAACTCAAAACTGCTCTCGAACCGCATCGCGCCAAACAAATCCTCTTCAAACTGCCGGATGGCGTACTGATGCCGAGCCATTTTCACATCACGGAGATTGGGGTTGTTAAAAAAGAATTCGTCGACTGTGGTGGGACCATCCGGATGGAGGGGAAATGCCTGCTTCAGGCCTGGGTGGCAGATGACACGGATCATCGGATCGATTGCGAGAAGTTCCTCCAAATCTTTGAGCACGGTCGTCCCGTGATCCCAACCGAAGCGCTGCCAATCGAAGTGGAATACGAGCACCCGGTGCTCTCACAATTTCCGTTGGAGCGCATAGAGTTTAAGGACGATACCGTCACTCTCGTCCTGGCAACGAAACACACGGACTGCCTCGCGAAAGACGTCTGCGGGGTTGAAGAATCCGATTGTTGCACGCCGGGTGGCGGCTGTTGCTAG